A DNA window from Engystomops pustulosus chromosome 10, aEngPut4.maternal, whole genome shotgun sequence contains the following coding sequences:
- the TMEM115 gene encoding transmembrane protein 115, translated as MLRSIPVKRVVSALSGSSVLVKCLWGAVVLLYLLSFWVDTSHVLAVTPGLLLPPNLWLWTLVTHGLVELHLWDVLANLLLTLGAGRRLEPLWGAPELLLFYGVVSLSVGVLSSLYFLVAYAATSDLHFLFSARVHGFPAFAGAVLVAHKQTIGEGLVEPQRWVRLLPQLALLGVVVLTVAGLIPGQVLVGYSLGLLSGWIYLRFYQRHSRGRGDMSDHFSFASFFPAPLQPPAALLGTLTHAALVKLRLCPRAVKRYDVGAPSSITISLPGTDPQDAERRRQIALKALNERLKRVEDQTSWPSMEEEEEEDDEASHETSGGKSEPPAAQQTSAAAAPII; from the exons ATGCTGCGCTCCATCCCTGTGAAGCGTGTGGTGTCGGCGCTGTCGGGGAGCAGCGTGCTGGTGAAGTGTTTGTGGGGGGCCGTGgttctcctctatctcctctcctTCTGGGTGGACACCTCTCATGTCCTGGCGGTGACCCCCGGACTGCTGCTGCCCCCCAATCTGTGGCTGTGGACGCTGGTGACGCACGGACTGGTGGAGCTGCACCTGTGGGACGTCCTGGCTAACCTCCTGCTGACCCTGGGTGCCGGGCGCCGGCTGGAGCCGCTGTGGGGGGCCCCGGAGCTGCTTCTGTTCTATGGGGTTGTCAGCCTGTCTGTGGGGGTCCTCAGCTCCCTCTATTTCCTGGTGGCCTACGCTGCGACCTCTGACCTGCACTTCCTGTTCTCTGCCCGGGTCCACGGGTTTCCAGCCTTTGCCGGCGCCGTCCTGGTGGCGCATAAACAGACAATTGGTGAGGGGCTGGTGGAGCCTCAGCGCTGGGTGCGCCTCCTGCCTCAGTTGGctctgctgggggttgtagtcctgaCGGTGGCAGGCCTGATCCCGGGGCAGGTGCTGGTGGGGTACAGCCTGGGGCTTCTGTCCGGATGGATCTACCTGCGCTTCTACCAGAGACACAGCCGCGGCCGGGGGGACATGTCCGATCACTTCTCCTTCGCCAGCTTCTTCCCGGCGCCCCTGCAGCCCCCCGCCGCCCTCCTGGGGACCCTCACACACGCCGCCCTGGTGAAGCTACGACTCTGCCCACGAGCCGTCAAGAGATACGACGTGGgggccccatcctccatcaccatcAGCTTACCCGGCACTGACCCCCAAGACGCCGAGCGCAGGAG ACAGATCGCCCTCAAAGCTCTGAACGAACGCCTAAAGCGAGTAGAAGACCAGACCTCGTGGccgagcatggaggaggaggaggaggaggatgatgaggcaTCGCACGAGACGTCCGGTGGTAAATCTGAGCCCCCAGCTGCCCAGCAGACGAGTGCGGCCGCAGCGCCCATCATATAA